Proteins encoded by one window of Cervus canadensis isolate Bull #8, Minnesota chromosome 18, ASM1932006v1, whole genome shotgun sequence:
- the CES3 gene encoding carboxylesterase 3 isoform X7: MDQLSLEDMLAILRPFLTNMDVPTEVMSTIIKEYLGSSSDGQAKREAFQELLSDGFITLPMLQFARHLQDSGVSIFFYEFQHRPSSFAKIKPAWVRADHAAELTFMFGGPFLTDESSMLAFPEATEEEQQLSLTMMAQWTNFAWTGDPNGKGLPLWPPFNHAEEYLEISLVPRVNQKPREARMQFWAEILPTKFGQWQHKQKGRKAQEEL; encoded by the exons ATGGATCAACTGAGCCTGGAGGACATGCTGGCCATCCTGAGGCCCTTCTTGACCAATATG GATGTGCCCACTGAGGTGATGTCCACCATCATAAAGGAATACCTAGGCAGCAGCTCAGATGGACAAGCCAAGCGAGAAGCCTTCCAGGAATTGCTAAGTGACGGTTTCATAACCTTACCCATGTTGCAATTTGCGAGACACCTCCAAG ATTCTGGGGTCTCaatctttttctatgagttcCAGCATCGACCCAGTTCTTTTGCAAAGATCAAGCCAGCCTGGGTGCGGGCTGATCATGCGGCTGAGTTGACCTTCATGTTCGGCGGTCCTTTCCTCACGGATGAGAGCTCCATGTTGG CCTTTCCAGAAGCCACGGAGGAGGAGCAGCAACTGAGCCTCACCATGATGGCCCAGTGGACCAACTTTGCCTGGACAGG GGACCCCAATGGCAAGGGGCTGCCTCTTTGGCCCCCATTCAACCATGCGGAGGAATACCTGGAAATCAGCCTGGTGCCACGGGTCAACCAGAAGCCAAGGGAGGCCCGAATGCAGTTCTGGGCAGAGATACTTCCCACCAAGTTTGGGCAGTGGCAGCATAAGCAGAAGGGCAGGAAGGCCCAGGAGGAACTCTGA
- the CES3 gene encoding carboxylesterase 3 isoform X2, translated as MSTTPSGPGVTQPEVDTTLGRVQGRQVGVKGTDRLVNVFLGIPFAQPPLGPHRFSAPRPAKPWEGVRDASRAHAMCPQDLERMNNSRFTLDGKHQTFPISEDCLILNIYSPAEAPSGAGRPVMVWFHGGSLVTGTATSHDGSALAAYGDVVVVTVQHRLGFLGFFSTGDKHAPGNWAFLDVVAALRWVQGNITPFGGDFNSVTIFGESTGASVVSALVLSPLAAGLFHRAIAQSGIITLPGFLDPDPWLLAQTLADSLACNSDSSAGMVQCLRQKTSEEIILAYKSRKIALYNIDGTFFPKSPEELLRERQFHSVPFLFGVNNHEFGWLIPRGWGLLEKMDQLSLEDMLAILRPFLTNMDVPTEVMSTIIKEYLGSSSDGQAKREAFQELLSDGFITLPMLQFARHLQDSGVSIFFYEFQHRPSSFAKIKPAWVRADHAAELTFMFGGPFLTDESSMLAFPEATEEEQQLSLTMMAQWTNFAWTGDPNGKGLPLWPPFNHAEEYLEISLVPRVNQKPREARMQFWAEILPTKFGQWQHKQKGRKAQEEL; from the exons ATGTCCACTACTCCCTCAG GGCCGGGGGTCACTCAGCCTGAAGTGGACACAACCCTGGGCCGTGTGCAAGGCCGGCAGGTGGGCGTGAAGGGCACAGACCGTCTTGTGAACGTCTTCTTGGGCATCCCATTCGCCCAGCCGCCCCTGGGGCCCCACCGGTTCTCGGCCCCGCGCCCAGCGAAGCCTTGGGAGGGCGTGCGAGATGCCAGCAGGGCCCACGCCAT GTGTCCACAGGATCTGGAGAGAATGAACAACAGCAGATTTACGCTGGACGGAAAGCACCAGACCTTCCCCATTTCGGAGGACTGCCTGATCCTCAACATCTACAGCCCGGCTGAGGCCCCCTCGGGGGCAGGAAGGCCA GTCATGGTGTGGTTCCACGGGGGCTCTCTCGTGACGGGCACCGCCACCTCCCACGATGGGTCCGCCCTGGCCGCCTACGGGGACGTGGTCGTGGTCACAGTCCAGCACCGCCTGGGCTTCCTTGGCTTTTTCAG CACTGGGGACAAGCATGCTCCTGGCAACTGGGCATTCCTCGACGTCGTGGCTGCTCTGCGCTGGGTGCAGGGGAATATCACCCCCTTTGGGGGTGACTTCAACTCTGTCACCATCTTTGGTGAATCCACTGGGGCCTCTGTCGTCTCTGCCCTG GTCCTGTCCCCACTGGCTGCCGGGCTGTTCCATAGAGCTATAGCACAGAGTGGAATCATCACCCTACCGGGGTTTCTGGATCCTGACCCCTGGCTCCTGGCTCAG ACCCTCGCAGACTCCTTGGCCTGCAACTCTGACTCCTCGGCTGGGATGGTGCAGTGCCTTCGGCAGAAGACAAGTGAGGAGATAATCCTTGCCTACAAGTCT AGAAAAATAGCTTTGTACAACATCGATGGTACCTTCTTTCCCAAGAGCCCTGAGGAGCTCCTGAGGGAGAGGCAGTTCCACTCTGTGCCCTTCCTCTTCGGAGTCAACAACCACGAGTTTGGCTGGCTCATCCCCAGG GGCTGGGGTTTACTGGAGAAGATGGATCAACTGAGCCTGGAGGACATGCTGGCCATCCTGAGGCCCTTCTTGACCAATATG GATGTGCCCACTGAGGTGATGTCCACCATCATAAAGGAATACCTAGGCAGCAGCTCAGATGGACAAGCCAAGCGAGAAGCCTTCCAGGAATTGCTAAGTGACGGTTTCATAACCTTACCCATGTTGCAATTTGCGAGACACCTCCAAG ATTCTGGGGTCTCaatctttttctatgagttcCAGCATCGACCCAGTTCTTTTGCAAAGATCAAGCCAGCCTGGGTGCGGGCTGATCATGCGGCTGAGTTGACCTTCATGTTCGGCGGTCCTTTCCTCACGGATGAGAGCTCCATGTTGG CCTTTCCAGAAGCCACGGAGGAGGAGCAGCAACTGAGCCTCACCATGATGGCCCAGTGGACCAACTTTGCCTGGACAGG GGACCCCAATGGCAAGGGGCTGCCTCTTTGGCCCCCATTCAACCATGCGGAGGAATACCTGGAAATCAGCCTGGTGCCACGGGTCAACCAGAAGCCAAGGGAGGCCCGAATGCAGTTCTGGGCAGAGATACTTCCCACCAAGTTTGGGCAGTGGCAGCATAAGCAGAAGGGCAGGAAGGCCCAGGAGGAACTCTGA
- the CES3 gene encoding carboxylesterase 3 isoform X4, which translates to MNNSRFTLDGKHQTFPISEDCLILNIYSPAEAPSGAGRPVMVWFHGGSLVTGTATSHDGSALAAYGDVVVVTVQHRLGFLGFFSTGDKHAPGNWAFLDVVAALRWVQGNITPFGGDFNSVTIFGESTGASVVSALVLSPLAAGLFHRAIAQSGIITLPGFLDPDPWLLAQTLADSLACNSDSSAGMVQCLRQKTSEEIILAYKSRKIALYNIDGTFFPKSPEELLRERQFHSVPFLFGVNNHEFGWLIPRGWGLLEKMDQLSLEDMLAILRPFLTNMDVPTEVMSTIIKEYLGSSSDGQAKREAFQELLSDGFITLPMLQFARHLQDSGVSIFFYEFQHRPSSFAKIKPAWVRADHAAELTFMFGGPFLTDESSMLAFPEATEEEQQLSLTMMAQWTNFAWTGDPNGKGLPLWPPFNHAEEYLEISLVPRVNQKPREARMQFWAEILPTKFGQWQHKQKGRKAQEEL; encoded by the exons ATGAACAACAGCAGATTTACGCTGGACGGAAAGCACCAGACCTTCCCCATTTCGGAGGACTGCCTGATCCTCAACATCTACAGCCCGGCTGAGGCCCCCTCGGGGGCAGGAAGGCCA GTCATGGTGTGGTTCCACGGGGGCTCTCTCGTGACGGGCACCGCCACCTCCCACGATGGGTCCGCCCTGGCCGCCTACGGGGACGTGGTCGTGGTCACAGTCCAGCACCGCCTGGGCTTCCTTGGCTTTTTCAG CACTGGGGACAAGCATGCTCCTGGCAACTGGGCATTCCTCGACGTCGTGGCTGCTCTGCGCTGGGTGCAGGGGAATATCACCCCCTTTGGGGGTGACTTCAACTCTGTCACCATCTTTGGTGAATCCACTGGGGCCTCTGTCGTCTCTGCCCTG GTCCTGTCCCCACTGGCTGCCGGGCTGTTCCATAGAGCTATAGCACAGAGTGGAATCATCACCCTACCGGGGTTTCTGGATCCTGACCCCTGGCTCCTGGCTCAG ACCCTCGCAGACTCCTTGGCCTGCAACTCTGACTCCTCGGCTGGGATGGTGCAGTGCCTTCGGCAGAAGACAAGTGAGGAGATAATCCTTGCCTACAAGTCT AGAAAAATAGCTTTGTACAACATCGATGGTACCTTCTTTCCCAAGAGCCCTGAGGAGCTCCTGAGGGAGAGGCAGTTCCACTCTGTGCCCTTCCTCTTCGGAGTCAACAACCACGAGTTTGGCTGGCTCATCCCCAGG GGCTGGGGTTTACTGGAGAAGATGGATCAACTGAGCCTGGAGGACATGCTGGCCATCCTGAGGCCCTTCTTGACCAATATG GATGTGCCCACTGAGGTGATGTCCACCATCATAAAGGAATACCTAGGCAGCAGCTCAGATGGACAAGCCAAGCGAGAAGCCTTCCAGGAATTGCTAAGTGACGGTTTCATAACCTTACCCATGTTGCAATTTGCGAGACACCTCCAAG ATTCTGGGGTCTCaatctttttctatgagttcCAGCATCGACCCAGTTCTTTTGCAAAGATCAAGCCAGCCTGGGTGCGGGCTGATCATGCGGCTGAGTTGACCTTCATGTTCGGCGGTCCTTTCCTCACGGATGAGAGCTCCATGTTGG CCTTTCCAGAAGCCACGGAGGAGGAGCAGCAACTGAGCCTCACCATGATGGCCCAGTGGACCAACTTTGCCTGGACAGG GGACCCCAATGGCAAGGGGCTGCCTCTTTGGCCCCCATTCAACCATGCGGAGGAATACCTGGAAATCAGCCTGGTGCCACGGGTCAACCAGAAGCCAAGGGAGGCCCGAATGCAGTTCTGGGCAGAGATACTTCCCACCAAGTTTGGGCAGTGGCAGCATAAGCAGAAGGGCAGGAAGGCCCAGGAGGAACTCTGA
- the CES3 gene encoding carboxylesterase 3 isoform X1, whose product MGTVVRTRSGVLVWVACLLLAFSATATGPGVTQPEVDTTLGRVQGRQVGVKGTDRLVNVFLGIPFAQPPLGPHRFSAPRPAKPWEGVRDASRAHAMCPQDLERMNNSRFTLDGKHQTFPISEDCLILNIYSPAEAPSGAGRPVMVWFHGGSLVTGTATSHDGSALAAYGDVVVVTVQHRLGFLGFFSTGDKHAPGNWAFLDVVAALRWVQGNITPFGGDFNSVTIFGESTGASVVSALVLSPLAAGLFHRAIAQSGIITLPGFLDPDPWLLAQTLADSLACNSDSSAGMVQCLRQKTSEEIILAYKSRKIALYNIDGTFFPKSPEELLRERQFHSVPFLFGVNNHEFGWLIPRGWGLLEKMDQLSLEDMLAILRPFLTNMDVPTEVMSTIIKEYLGSSSDGQAKREAFQELLSDGFITLPMLQFARHLQDSGVSIFFYEFQHRPSSFAKIKPAWVRADHAAELTFMFGGPFLTDESSMLAFPEATEEEQQLSLTMMAQWTNFAWTGDPNGKGLPLWPPFNHAEEYLEISLVPRVNQKPREARMQFWAEILPTKFGQWQHKQKGRKAQEEL is encoded by the exons ATGGGCACAGTGGTAAGAACCAGGTCTGGGGTCCTGGTCTGGGTGGCCTGTCTGCTCCTGGCATTCTCTGCTACAGCCACTG GGCCGGGGGTCACTCAGCCTGAAGTGGACACAACCCTGGGCCGTGTGCAAGGCCGGCAGGTGGGCGTGAAGGGCACAGACCGTCTTGTGAACGTCTTCTTGGGCATCCCATTCGCCCAGCCGCCCCTGGGGCCCCACCGGTTCTCGGCCCCGCGCCCAGCGAAGCCTTGGGAGGGCGTGCGAGATGCCAGCAGGGCCCACGCCAT GTGTCCACAGGATCTGGAGAGAATGAACAACAGCAGATTTACGCTGGACGGAAAGCACCAGACCTTCCCCATTTCGGAGGACTGCCTGATCCTCAACATCTACAGCCCGGCTGAGGCCCCCTCGGGGGCAGGAAGGCCA GTCATGGTGTGGTTCCACGGGGGCTCTCTCGTGACGGGCACCGCCACCTCCCACGATGGGTCCGCCCTGGCCGCCTACGGGGACGTGGTCGTGGTCACAGTCCAGCACCGCCTGGGCTTCCTTGGCTTTTTCAG CACTGGGGACAAGCATGCTCCTGGCAACTGGGCATTCCTCGACGTCGTGGCTGCTCTGCGCTGGGTGCAGGGGAATATCACCCCCTTTGGGGGTGACTTCAACTCTGTCACCATCTTTGGTGAATCCACTGGGGCCTCTGTCGTCTCTGCCCTG GTCCTGTCCCCACTGGCTGCCGGGCTGTTCCATAGAGCTATAGCACAGAGTGGAATCATCACCCTACCGGGGTTTCTGGATCCTGACCCCTGGCTCCTGGCTCAG ACCCTCGCAGACTCCTTGGCCTGCAACTCTGACTCCTCGGCTGGGATGGTGCAGTGCCTTCGGCAGAAGACAAGTGAGGAGATAATCCTTGCCTACAAGTCT AGAAAAATAGCTTTGTACAACATCGATGGTACCTTCTTTCCCAAGAGCCCTGAGGAGCTCCTGAGGGAGAGGCAGTTCCACTCTGTGCCCTTCCTCTTCGGAGTCAACAACCACGAGTTTGGCTGGCTCATCCCCAGG GGCTGGGGTTTACTGGAGAAGATGGATCAACTGAGCCTGGAGGACATGCTGGCCATCCTGAGGCCCTTCTTGACCAATATG GATGTGCCCACTGAGGTGATGTCCACCATCATAAAGGAATACCTAGGCAGCAGCTCAGATGGACAAGCCAAGCGAGAAGCCTTCCAGGAATTGCTAAGTGACGGTTTCATAACCTTACCCATGTTGCAATTTGCGAGACACCTCCAAG ATTCTGGGGTCTCaatctttttctatgagttcCAGCATCGACCCAGTTCTTTTGCAAAGATCAAGCCAGCCTGGGTGCGGGCTGATCATGCGGCTGAGTTGACCTTCATGTTCGGCGGTCCTTTCCTCACGGATGAGAGCTCCATGTTGG CCTTTCCAGAAGCCACGGAGGAGGAGCAGCAACTGAGCCTCACCATGATGGCCCAGTGGACCAACTTTGCCTGGACAGG GGACCCCAATGGCAAGGGGCTGCCTCTTTGGCCCCCATTCAACCATGCGGAGGAATACCTGGAAATCAGCCTGGTGCCACGGGTCAACCAGAAGCCAAGGGAGGCCCGAATGCAGTTCTGGGCAGAGATACTTCCCACCAAGTTTGGGCAGTGGCAGCATAAGCAGAAGGGCAGGAAGGCCCAGGAGGAACTCTGA
- the CES3 gene encoding carboxylesterase 3 isoform X6 yields MVWFHGGSLVTGTATSHDGSALAAYGDVVVVTVQHRLGFLGFFSTGDKHAPGNWAFLDVVAALRWVQGNITPFGGDFNSVTIFGESTGASVVSALVLSPLAAGLFHRAIAQSGIITLPGFLDPDPWLLAQTLADSLACNSDSSAGMVQCLRQKTSEEIILAYKSRKIALYNIDGTFFPKSPEELLRERQFHSVPFLFGVNNHEFGWLIPRGWGLLEKMDQLSLEDMLAILRPFLTNMDVPTEVMSTIIKEYLGSSSDGQAKREAFQELLSDGFITLPMLQFARHLQDSGVSIFFYEFQHRPSSFAKIKPAWVRADHAAELTFMFGGPFLTDESSMLAFPEATEEEQQLSLTMMAQWTNFAWTGDPNGKGLPLWPPFNHAEEYLEISLVPRVNQKPREARMQFWAEILPTKFGQWQHKQKGRKAQEEL; encoded by the exons ATGGTGTGGTTCCACGGGGGCTCTCTCGTGACGGGCACCGCCACCTCCCACGATGGGTCCGCCCTGGCCGCCTACGGGGACGTGGTCGTGGTCACAGTCCAGCACCGCCTGGGCTTCCTTGGCTTTTTCAG CACTGGGGACAAGCATGCTCCTGGCAACTGGGCATTCCTCGACGTCGTGGCTGCTCTGCGCTGGGTGCAGGGGAATATCACCCCCTTTGGGGGTGACTTCAACTCTGTCACCATCTTTGGTGAATCCACTGGGGCCTCTGTCGTCTCTGCCCTG GTCCTGTCCCCACTGGCTGCCGGGCTGTTCCATAGAGCTATAGCACAGAGTGGAATCATCACCCTACCGGGGTTTCTGGATCCTGACCCCTGGCTCCTGGCTCAG ACCCTCGCAGACTCCTTGGCCTGCAACTCTGACTCCTCGGCTGGGATGGTGCAGTGCCTTCGGCAGAAGACAAGTGAGGAGATAATCCTTGCCTACAAGTCT AGAAAAATAGCTTTGTACAACATCGATGGTACCTTCTTTCCCAAGAGCCCTGAGGAGCTCCTGAGGGAGAGGCAGTTCCACTCTGTGCCCTTCCTCTTCGGAGTCAACAACCACGAGTTTGGCTGGCTCATCCCCAGG GGCTGGGGTTTACTGGAGAAGATGGATCAACTGAGCCTGGAGGACATGCTGGCCATCCTGAGGCCCTTCTTGACCAATATG GATGTGCCCACTGAGGTGATGTCCACCATCATAAAGGAATACCTAGGCAGCAGCTCAGATGGACAAGCCAAGCGAGAAGCCTTCCAGGAATTGCTAAGTGACGGTTTCATAACCTTACCCATGTTGCAATTTGCGAGACACCTCCAAG ATTCTGGGGTCTCaatctttttctatgagttcCAGCATCGACCCAGTTCTTTTGCAAAGATCAAGCCAGCCTGGGTGCGGGCTGATCATGCGGCTGAGTTGACCTTCATGTTCGGCGGTCCTTTCCTCACGGATGAGAGCTCCATGTTGG CCTTTCCAGAAGCCACGGAGGAGGAGCAGCAACTGAGCCTCACCATGATGGCCCAGTGGACCAACTTTGCCTGGACAGG GGACCCCAATGGCAAGGGGCTGCCTCTTTGGCCCCCATTCAACCATGCGGAGGAATACCTGGAAATCAGCCTGGTGCCACGGGTCAACCAGAAGCCAAGGGAGGCCCGAATGCAGTTCTGGGCAGAGATACTTCCCACCAAGTTTGGGCAGTGGCAGCATAAGCAGAAGGGCAGGAAGGCCCAGGAGGAACTCTGA
- the CES3 gene encoding carboxylesterase 3 isoform X5, with protein MGTVVRTRSGVLVWVACLLLAFSATATGPGVTQPEVDTTLGRVQGRQVGVKGTDRLVNVFLGIPFAQPPLGPHRFSAPRPAKPWEGVRDASRAHAMCPQDLERMNNSRFTLDGKHQTFPISEDCLILNIYSPAEAPSGAGRPVMVWFHGGSLVTGTATSHDGSALAAYGDVVVVTVQHRLGFLGFFSTGDKHAPGNWAFLDVVAALRWVQGNITPFGGDFNSVTIFGESTGASVVSALGWGLLEKMDQLSLEDMLAILRPFLTNMDVPTEVMSTIIKEYLGSSSDGQAKREAFQELLSDGFITLPMLQFARHLQDSGVSIFFYEFQHRPSSFAKIKPAWVRADHAAELTFMFGGPFLTDESSMLAFPEATEEEQQLSLTMMAQWTNFAWTGDPNGKGLPLWPPFNHAEEYLEISLVPRVNQKPREARMQFWAEILPTKFGQWQHKQKGRKAQEEL; from the exons ATGGGCACAGTGGTAAGAACCAGGTCTGGGGTCCTGGTCTGGGTGGCCTGTCTGCTCCTGGCATTCTCTGCTACAGCCACTG GGCCGGGGGTCACTCAGCCTGAAGTGGACACAACCCTGGGCCGTGTGCAAGGCCGGCAGGTGGGCGTGAAGGGCACAGACCGTCTTGTGAACGTCTTCTTGGGCATCCCATTCGCCCAGCCGCCCCTGGGGCCCCACCGGTTCTCGGCCCCGCGCCCAGCGAAGCCTTGGGAGGGCGTGCGAGATGCCAGCAGGGCCCACGCCAT GTGTCCACAGGATCTGGAGAGAATGAACAACAGCAGATTTACGCTGGACGGAAAGCACCAGACCTTCCCCATTTCGGAGGACTGCCTGATCCTCAACATCTACAGCCCGGCTGAGGCCCCCTCGGGGGCAGGAAGGCCA GTCATGGTGTGGTTCCACGGGGGCTCTCTCGTGACGGGCACCGCCACCTCCCACGATGGGTCCGCCCTGGCCGCCTACGGGGACGTGGTCGTGGTCACAGTCCAGCACCGCCTGGGCTTCCTTGGCTTTTTCAG CACTGGGGACAAGCATGCTCCTGGCAACTGGGCATTCCTCGACGTCGTGGCTGCTCTGCGCTGGGTGCAGGGGAATATCACCCCCTTTGGGGGTGACTTCAACTCTGTCACCATCTTTGGTGAATCCACTGGGGCCTCTGTCGTCTCTGCCCTG GGCTGGGGTTTACTGGAGAAGATGGATCAACTGAGCCTGGAGGACATGCTGGCCATCCTGAGGCCCTTCTTGACCAATATG GATGTGCCCACTGAGGTGATGTCCACCATCATAAAGGAATACCTAGGCAGCAGCTCAGATGGACAAGCCAAGCGAGAAGCCTTCCAGGAATTGCTAAGTGACGGTTTCATAACCTTACCCATGTTGCAATTTGCGAGACACCTCCAAG ATTCTGGGGTCTCaatctttttctatgagttcCAGCATCGACCCAGTTCTTTTGCAAAGATCAAGCCAGCCTGGGTGCGGGCTGATCATGCGGCTGAGTTGACCTTCATGTTCGGCGGTCCTTTCCTCACGGATGAGAGCTCCATGTTGG CCTTTCCAGAAGCCACGGAGGAGGAGCAGCAACTGAGCCTCACCATGATGGCCCAGTGGACCAACTTTGCCTGGACAGG GGACCCCAATGGCAAGGGGCTGCCTCTTTGGCCCCCATTCAACCATGCGGAGGAATACCTGGAAATCAGCCTGGTGCCACGGGTCAACCAGAAGCCAAGGGAGGCCCGAATGCAGTTCTGGGCAGAGATACTTCCCACCAAGTTTGGGCAGTGGCAGCATAAGCAGAAGGGCAGGAAGGCCCAGGAGGAACTCTGA
- the CES3 gene encoding carboxylesterase 3 isoform X3, which translates to MGTVVRTRSGVLVWVACLLLAFSATATGPGVTQPEVDTTLGRVQGRQVGVKGTDRLVNVFLGIPFAQPPLGPHRFSAPRPAKPWEGVRDASRAHAMCPQDLERMNNSRFTLDGKHQTFPISEDCLILNIYSPAEAPSGAGRPVMVWFHGGSLVTGTATSHDGSALAAYGDVVVVTVQHRLGFLGFFSTGDKHAPGNWAFLDVVAALRWVQGNITPFGGDFNSVTIFGESTGASVVSALVLSPLAAGLFHRAIAQSGIITLPGFLDPDPWLLAQGWGLLEKMDQLSLEDMLAILRPFLTNMDVPTEVMSTIIKEYLGSSSDGQAKREAFQELLSDGFITLPMLQFARHLQDSGVSIFFYEFQHRPSSFAKIKPAWVRADHAAELTFMFGGPFLTDESSMLAFPEATEEEQQLSLTMMAQWTNFAWTGDPNGKGLPLWPPFNHAEEYLEISLVPRVNQKPREARMQFWAEILPTKFGQWQHKQKGRKAQEEL; encoded by the exons ATGGGCACAGTGGTAAGAACCAGGTCTGGGGTCCTGGTCTGGGTGGCCTGTCTGCTCCTGGCATTCTCTGCTACAGCCACTG GGCCGGGGGTCACTCAGCCTGAAGTGGACACAACCCTGGGCCGTGTGCAAGGCCGGCAGGTGGGCGTGAAGGGCACAGACCGTCTTGTGAACGTCTTCTTGGGCATCCCATTCGCCCAGCCGCCCCTGGGGCCCCACCGGTTCTCGGCCCCGCGCCCAGCGAAGCCTTGGGAGGGCGTGCGAGATGCCAGCAGGGCCCACGCCAT GTGTCCACAGGATCTGGAGAGAATGAACAACAGCAGATTTACGCTGGACGGAAAGCACCAGACCTTCCCCATTTCGGAGGACTGCCTGATCCTCAACATCTACAGCCCGGCTGAGGCCCCCTCGGGGGCAGGAAGGCCA GTCATGGTGTGGTTCCACGGGGGCTCTCTCGTGACGGGCACCGCCACCTCCCACGATGGGTCCGCCCTGGCCGCCTACGGGGACGTGGTCGTGGTCACAGTCCAGCACCGCCTGGGCTTCCTTGGCTTTTTCAG CACTGGGGACAAGCATGCTCCTGGCAACTGGGCATTCCTCGACGTCGTGGCTGCTCTGCGCTGGGTGCAGGGGAATATCACCCCCTTTGGGGGTGACTTCAACTCTGTCACCATCTTTGGTGAATCCACTGGGGCCTCTGTCGTCTCTGCCCTG GTCCTGTCCCCACTGGCTGCCGGGCTGTTCCATAGAGCTATAGCACAGAGTGGAATCATCACCCTACCGGGGTTTCTGGATCCTGACCCCTGGCTCCTGGCTCAG GGCTGGGGTTTACTGGAGAAGATGGATCAACTGAGCCTGGAGGACATGCTGGCCATCCTGAGGCCCTTCTTGACCAATATG GATGTGCCCACTGAGGTGATGTCCACCATCATAAAGGAATACCTAGGCAGCAGCTCAGATGGACAAGCCAAGCGAGAAGCCTTCCAGGAATTGCTAAGTGACGGTTTCATAACCTTACCCATGTTGCAATTTGCGAGACACCTCCAAG ATTCTGGGGTCTCaatctttttctatgagttcCAGCATCGACCCAGTTCTTTTGCAAAGATCAAGCCAGCCTGGGTGCGGGCTGATCATGCGGCTGAGTTGACCTTCATGTTCGGCGGTCCTTTCCTCACGGATGAGAGCTCCATGTTGG CCTTTCCAGAAGCCACGGAGGAGGAGCAGCAACTGAGCCTCACCATGATGGCCCAGTGGACCAACTTTGCCTGGACAGG GGACCCCAATGGCAAGGGGCTGCCTCTTTGGCCCCCATTCAACCATGCGGAGGAATACCTGGAAATCAGCCTGGTGCCACGGGTCAACCAGAAGCCAAGGGAGGCCCGAATGCAGTTCTGGGCAGAGATACTTCCCACCAAGTTTGGGCAGTGGCAGCATAAGCAGAAGGGCAGGAAGGCCCAGGAGGAACTCTGA